A part of Pungitius pungitius chromosome 15, fPunPun2.1, whole genome shotgun sequence genomic DNA contains:
- the tnn gene encoding tenascin-N: MTTRPLWRALCPLVLLCSVSPFSSASNHPDPSAPEKGGTFSNVYKIDIPGSSGCKLEPSQEETGQIQTDTTMSGENSITFRHNIRLQTPKCDCEESESFKSLLYRVNGLEEEVNYLKTQCTQGCCGSTGAAGVDTSCSGHGTYQPDACSCLCNPGWEGPDCSVSSCPDECNDNGRCVNGKCVCQQGFAGEDCSQLTCPDNCNDKGHCVDGRCVCFPHFSGEACSVQRCPNDCAGNGRCVDGQCICEEGLYGVDCSLVHSPQGLRLVQVTDVSLLVNWETVPGAEYYVLRHHPKNDDSTQQSVRVSNTENSHLITGLTPGATYIVQVYAVIKEIQSEADKIEATTEVSAINGIRVLGQTEVSIHLDWKNPSAEVDHFRLTHTDPSGQEEEQNVLRNQEARTKHTIVGLFPGTEYQITVQAMKGTNEGKPSSVTAATDIDAPTNLITKKVTEDTATVSWDRVQAEIDGYMLSYTTPEGSSAEIPVGRDSTSYRLVGLKPGVLHFVNVWAFKGNSVSRKSSTTAHTEMDAPKIMAHEETDSSFRVSWDHILAEIDSYVLAYSSSEGSSEEIKVGSDTTSYMLSGLRPGVLYTVYIWAIKGSRASRKSSTQAETDLDAPTNLSARDETESSFSVSWDPAHAEIDGYILTYSSSEGNSGEIPVGPEKTSHTLTSLRPGAFYTVHIWAVKGNKASKKISTQAQTGIDAPKDLKATDVTLESAFLTWVPPLADIEGYVLTYRDEDGNMETVKKQLGAHESSYAVSGLELLKRYVASIVAYKGNKRSKVVETTFRTVGIMYPFPMDCTQIMKNGKKKSGIYTVYINNDDSKPIEAYCDMETDGGGWLVLQRRNSGKLDFMKRWRQYIAGFGNMTDEFWIGLDKIYKLTNTPTQYELRFDLGLGAERAYAVYDNFKIAPVKQNFKITIGTYSGTAGDAMTYHQDQAWTTVDKDNDITMSNCALNHHGAWWYKNCHLTNINGKWGDTRHSVGVNWKPWKGHLVSLDFTEMKIRPVGASSSRRSRSLAARKKSRTTNLQKK, translated from the exons ATGACCACGAGACCCCTGTGGAGGGCCCTGTGCCCACTGGTCCTACTCTGCAGTGTGTCACCGTTCAGCTCCGCCTCCAACCACCCGGACCCATCGGCCCCAGAGAAGGGAGGCACCTTCAGCAATGTCTATAAAATCGACATCCCAGGCAGCTCTGGTTGTAAACTTGAGCCAAGCCAGGAAGAAACAG GTCAAATTCAGACAGATACCACGATGAGTGGAGAGAACAGCATCACCTTCCGACACAACATCAGGCTGCAGACCCCAAAGTGTGACTGTGAGGAGTCTGAGAGCTTCAAGTCGCTGTTGTACAGAGTCAAcgggctggaggaggaagtCAACTACCTAAAGACCCAGTGCACTCAGGGATGTTGTGGAAGCACTGGGGCTGCAG GCGTGGACACAAGCTGCAGTGGCCATGGCACCTACCAACCCGACGCCTGCAGCTGCCTCTGTAACCCGGGGTGGGAAGGCCCGGATTGTTCTGTCTCGTCCTGCCCTGATGAGTGCAACGACAACGGCCGATGTGTCAATGGGAAGTGCGTTTGCCAGCAGGGCTTCGCGGGAGAGGACTGCAGCCAGCTCACGTGCCCAGACAACTGCAATGACAAGGGACACTGCGTGGACGGCAGATGCGTGTGTTTCCCGCACTTCTCCGGCGAGGCTTGCAGCGTCCAAAGGTGTCCCAACGACTGCGCTGGTAACGGCCGGTGTGTGGACGGACAGTGCATCTGCGAAGAGGGCTTGTACGGCGTTGACTGTTCATTGG TCCACAGTCCTCAGGGTCTGCGCTTGGTGCAGGTGACCGATGTCTCTCTCCTGGTTAACTGGGAAACAGTTCCCGGGGCAGAGTATTACGTTCTGAGACACCATCCCAAAAATGATGACAGTACCCAGCagtct GTTCGGGTGTCCAACACAGAGAACTCCCACCTCATCACAGGATTGACTCCAGGAGCCACCTATATTGTCCAAGTGTATGCTGTCATCAAAGAAATCCAAAGTGAAGCAGACAAGATTGAAGCAACCACAG AAGTTTCCGCCATTAATGGCATCAGAGTTCTTGGCCAGACAGAAGTCTCTATCCACTTGGACTGGAAGAACCCGTCAGCTGAAGTGGATCATTTCAGGCTCACGCACACCGATCCCTccggacaggaggaggagcagaacgTGCTGAGGAACCAAGAGGCGCGCACCAAACACACTATTGTTG GTCTTTTTCCAGGAACAGAGTACCAGATAACAGTGCAGGCCATGAAAGGGACCAATGAGGGAAAACCGTCTTCTGTCACTGCCGCCACAG acATTGACGCTCCCACCAACCTGATCACCAAGAAAGTGACAGAGGACACCGCAACGGTTTCATGGGATCGTGTCCAGGCAGAAATCGATGGCTACATGTTGAGCTACACCACCCCTGAGGGCTCCAGCGCCGAGATCCCCGTGGGACGGGACAGCACCTCGTACAGGCTGGTTGGCTTGAAGCCTGGAGTTCTCCACTTTGTAAACGTCTGGGCCTTCAAAGGCAACAGCGTCAGCAGAAAGAGTTCAACCACAGCTCACACAG AGATGGACGCTCCTAAGATCATGGCCCATGAAGAAACAGATTCCAGCTTCAGGGTGTCCTGGGATCACATCCTGGCAGAAATCGATAGCTACGTCTTAGCCTACAGCTCTTCTGAGGGCTCAAGTGAGGAAATCAAAGTTGGGTCTGACACTACTTCCTACATGCTGAGTGGCCTGAGGCCTGGTGTCCTCTACACTGTCTACATTTGGGCCATCAAGGGGAGCAGAGCCAGCAGGAAGAGCTCAACCCAAGCGGAGACAG ATCTGGATGCTCCCACAAACCTCTCGGCCCGAGATGAAACAGAGTCCAGCTTCAGTGTGTCATGGGATCCAGCCCATGCTGAGATAGATGGCTACATCCTGACCTACAGCTCCTCAGAGGGGAATAGTGGGGAGATACCAGTGGGGCCTGAAAAAACCTCTCACACTCTGACCAGTTTGAGGCCTGGGGCTTTCTACACTGTCCACATCTGGGCCGTCAAAGGAAACAAAGCCAGCAAGAAGATCTCAACACAGGCGCAGACAG GTATTGATGCTCCAAAGGACTTGAAGGCAACAGATGTGACGCTTGAGTCTGCTTTTTTGACATGGGTTCCTCCTCTTGCGGACATCGAGGGCTACGTTCTTACCTACAGAGATGAGGATGGCAACATGGAG ACGGTTAAAAAGCAGCTTGGTGCTCACGAGAGCAGTTACGCTGTATCGGGTCTGGAGTTATTAAAGAGATACGTTGCTAGCATCGTTGCCTACAAGGGAAACAAGAGGAGCAAGGTGGTGGAGACCACCTTCAGAACAG TTGGCATCATGTACCCTTTCCCCATGGACTGCACTCAGATCATGAAGAATGGCAAAAAGAAGAGTGGTATTTACACCGTCTACATTAACAATGACGACTCCAAACCTATTGAAGCGTATTGTGACATGGAGACTGATGGAGGCGGCTGGCTG GTGCTCCAACGGCGCAATTCTGGCAAACTGGACTTTATGAAGCGCTGGAGACAGTACATAGCAGGGTTTGGCAACATGACAGATGAGTTCTGGATCG GTCTGGATAAGATATATAAGCTCACCAACACTCCTACTCAGTACGAGCTGAGGTTTGACCTGGGCCTGGGTGCTGAGAGAGCCTATGCTGTGTACGACAACTTTAAGATTGCCCCGGTCAAGCAGAATTTCAAAATCACCATCGGCACGTACAGTGGAACAGCAG GTGACGCGATGACCTACCACCAAGACCAGGCCTGGACTACTGTTGATAAAGATAACGACATCACAATGAGTAACTGTGCCCTGAACCACCACGGCGCCTGGTGGTACAAGAACTGTCATCTCACCAACATCAACGGGAAGTGGGGGGACACCAGGCACAGTGTG GGAGTGAATTGGAAACCGTGGAAGGGCCACCTTGTGTCCCTCGACTTCACCGAGATGAAGATCCGACCTGTGGGAGCCTCGTCCAGCAGGAGGAGCCGATCGTTGGCGGCCAGAAAGAAGAGCAGGACCACAAATCTCCAAAAGAAATGA
- the LOC119209776 gene encoding uncharacterized protein KIAA0040 homolog, whose product MDGGTDSIQDFFHQLWSFATEKHNQGVYNTVCLVLLLTLPLLVLLTTLLVCCHCCCCRQANSCCCCKNAMATTRSETKKRKSSAEDLWISAPDRVALAMV is encoded by the coding sequence ATGGATGGGGGAACAGACAGCATCCAGGATTTTTTCCACCAACTTTGGAGCTTTGCAACAGAGAAACACAACCAGGGGGTGTATAACACCGTCTGCCTTGTGCTCCTCTTAACTCTCCCCCTACTCGTCCTCCTCACTACTTTGCTGGTgtgctgccactgctgctgctgtcgccAAGCCAACAGCTGCTGTTGCTGCAAAAACGCCATGGCAACCACAAGGTCAGAAACGAAGAAGAGAAAGAGTTCTGCCGAAGATTTGTGGATCTCTGCCCCTGACAGGGTCGCCCTGGCCATGGTGTAG